The following DNA comes from Fusarium fujikuroi IMI 58289 draft genome, chromosome FFUJ_chr03.
CACGTTTGGATTTactttgaagatgatgaatttTGTCAACTGGTCAAAGATCTGTCATCAATATGATAGGCAGTGGTAGGATAAATCATTTGGGCCATATGGATGGTTCAAATTCTTTACTAGAGCATAAGGGCCGATTGCTGGTCAAGACTTTCGATGCACTGGTGACTCTTGAGATCCTACTGATTGATAAGGATCTTATCTTTGATCTGAAGCTCCAACATGCTTGATCCTTCCCCCACATGAGGCCAATAATAACCAAGCTCTCTCGTGCGGAGCTCAATCGCCCGGCATCGGGTCAAACTATTGTGTGACATGACCTTGTTACTCTATCATAAAACTTGCTCACATTGCGGCAGTTGTTGTCCTGCAAGTTATCCAGCGCATAGCGATTATCTGCCAACACTGGAATATCAACAGACGACACCACGAGTGGGCATAACTATCCACCATGAGCACAACTATAGTATCGCGGCGTCTTCGCATTGGAATCGACGTTGGTGGGACTAACACAGACGGTGTCCTTATTGATCCCCTCTTGAGCTCAGCGCCTGATCGTGGAATCATTGCATGGCACAAAGAACCGACAACGGCGAACCCAAGTATCGGTATTAACAATGCACTCACTACGATGCTCAGCTCAAGTTCTGTCCGCCCTCACGAAGTCGCAAGCGTGACTATAGGGACAACACAATTTGTGAATGCTGTCGTTGAGAGAGATGCTGCGAGACTGTCACGGGTTGCTGTGATTCGTCTCTGCGGACCCTTCTCGAAACATAACTTGCCATGTGTTGACTGGCCTGATGACATGAGAGAGCTTATCCTGGGTCACTATGCCCTGGTACATGGCGGACTGGAAGTTGATGGCCGTTTGATATCCGATATTGATCCAGACGAGATCAAAACGCAGTGCTTGATTATTAAACAAAAAGGGATTAATAGTGTGGTTGTCGTCGGTATTTTCAGTCCTATTGATACAGTGGAACGACAAGAAGAGCGAGCGGCAAATATAATCAAAACTGAAATACCCGGCTGTGATGTTGTGTGCTCCAAGGAGGTTGCCAATCTTGGCTTTCTCGAAAGAGAAAACGCAGCTATTCTCAACGCCTCCATTCTGCCTTTTGCCCGAACCACCATTCGATCTTTTCACGAACCGGTTAAGAGGCTAGGCCTGGATTGTGCAGTGTTCATCACTCAGAATGATGGCACTGTCCTGTCTGGCGAGCTTGCTGCTCGTTTACCGATCCGAACTTTCTCAAGCGGCCCTACCAACAGTATGAGAGGAGCTGCTTTCCTTGTGCAAGGCGACCTGGACGAAGCCATGATGGTTGTTGATATTGGGGGAACCACATCTGATGTCGGAATTCTACTGGAGAACGGCTTTCCTCGTCAACAGGCAGCTTACAGCGATCTTTCGGGAGTTAGGATGAACTTTTCTTGTCCCGATATCAAGAGCATTGGTCTCGGCGGAGGGTCTATCGTACGAATAGACAGTAGTGTCTCTGTTGGGCCAGATAGCGTGGGATATAAACTCCCGGAGGAAGCAGTTGTATTTGGAGGAAATGTTCTTACAGCAACCGATTGCACTGTCCTAACAAATCCAGAGCTGAAGATTGGCGACCCAGCCCTCATGAAAGGCGCTCTTTCGGAGGATCGGCTCACGAAGGTTAGCGTGACAATCAAACAGAAGCTAGAAAAGGTTATCGACACTATGAAGACATCACCCAAAGACATACCAGTTATTCTGGTGGGAGGTGGAGCTGTCATTGCTCCCGATGAGCTCAGGGGCGCGAGCAAGGTTATCAAACCGCAGTGGTCACAGGTCGCCAATGCTATTGGCGCTGCGATAGCAAGGGTGAGTGCGGTTGTGGATACAATTCAGTCGACGGTATCCAAATCGACGAATGAGTGCCTTGATGAGGTTAGTCGGGCTGCCGTTGAAAAGACGGTTGATGCTGGAGCTCTAAGATCGACTGTtaaagttgttgagaaggaagTTTTCCCGCTCCAGGTAGGCAACTCATATGCGATGCTCTGGAGCTTCCTAATGAGGTGACAGTATATTGAAAACAAAACTCGTTTTGTTGTTCGGGCGACTGGAGACTTCGATTTCTCGAAAGAAGTAGTTGCCCCTGAATCTCAGGCTGAGCACGGAGACCACCAAAACATGGGAcacgatgagaagaatacTAAGAACACAGGCCGGAAGCATAATAAACAACAAGATGGGGATTTTGATATCCTTTCATACCGTCCCGATGTGAGAAACCGAACTTGGTATGTTTCTGAAAGAGATGTATCATGGATCGCAACAGGTTGCTATATTCTTGGTACTGGAGGCGGCGGTAGCCCCTACGGTCTGATGATACGACTACGAACTCAGTTACGCAATGGCGCGATGATCAGAGTTGTCAATCCTGAAGATCTTCCAGACGATGCACGAGTTggttgtggtggtggagcAGGGAGTCCTACCGTGGCGATCGAGAAGCTAGCTAGTGATGAGCTACTCGAAGCTCAGCATGAATTGTACAAGATGTGCAATACTTCCGCTACTCACATGATATCTGTTGAAGTCGGGGGCGCCAACGGACTGAGCGGGTTGTTGCTTGGGTCAAGTGATCAGATGGACATCCCTACAGTTGACGGAG
Coding sequences within:
- a CDS encoding related to D-amino acid hydantoin hydrolase (hydantoinase); translated protein: MSTTIVSRRLRIGIDVGGTNTDGVLIDPLLSSAPDRGIIAWHKEPTTANPSIGINNALTTMLSSSSVRPHEVASVTIGTTQFVNAVVERDAARLSRVAVIRLCGPFSKHNLPCVDWPDDMRELILGHYALVHGGLEVDGRLISDIDPDEIKTQCLIIKQKGINSVVVVGIFSPIDTVERQEERAANIIKTEIPGCDVVCSKEVANLGFLERENAAILNASILPFARTTIRSFHEPVKRLGLDCAVFITQNDGTVLSGELAARLPIRTFSSGPTNSMRGAAFLVQGDLDEAMMVVDIGGTTSDVGILLENGFPRQQAAYSDLSGVRMNFSCPDIKSIGLGGGSIVRIDSSVSVGPDSVGYKLPEEAVVFGGNVLTATDCTVLTNPELKIGDPALMKGALSEDRLTKVSVTIKQKLEKVIDTMKTSPKDIPVILVGGGAVIAPDELRGASKVIKPQWSQVANAIGAAIARVSAVVDTIQSTVSKSTNECLDEVSRAAVEKTVDAGALRSTVKVVEKEVFPLQYIENKTRFVVRATGDFDFSKEVVAPESQAEHGDHQNMGHDEKNTKNTGRKHNKQQDGDFDILSYRPDVRNRTWYVSERDVSWIATGCYILGTGGGGSPYGLMIRLRTQLRNGAMIRVVNPEDLPDDARVGCGGGAGSPTVAIEKLASDELLEAQHELYKMCNTSATHMISVEVGGANGLSGLLLGSSDQMDIPTVDGDWMGRAYPTKWQTTPVVFKERDTIWSPIAVSDGNGNVLVMPKASSDEAVERIIRSALSEMGSQVGAADAPVTGEETKRWAVEHTLSQSWRIGRAVARARKENRVDNVAETIIEECGGPGAGKVLWKGKIIGVERTLRNGHVYGECLIEGADVRDEHVASGDISEQFKGVVKIPFKNENIAALRVHPNRKEELQEDILAIAPDLVCVIDAQNGEAVGTPEYRYGLLVVVLGIAASDRWTGTERGITIGGPEAFGLGHLKFEPLGKYFKPRSVIDEFDK